One window of Perca fluviatilis chromosome 12, GENO_Pfluv_1.0, whole genome shotgun sequence genomic DNA carries:
- the wars2 gene encoding tryptophan--tRNA ligase, mitochondrial: MALPVRTNFKHLFRFIHKMNSPKRLLCSGACEGNKEPPGCGRVFSGIQPTGVPHLGNYLGALENWVALQNQYPSVLYSIVDLHSITQPQDPAQLRSNILDMAASLLACGINPERAILFQQSQVSEHAELSWILGCLTSMPRLRHLPQWKMKSKLKNEGSVGLFTYPVLQAADILLYKSTHVPVGEDQVQHLELAQDLARIFNNRYGDLFPEPGALLSSTRKVKSLRDPSAKMSKSDPQTMATITITDSPDDIALKLRRAVTDFTSEVSFDPETRPGVSNLVTIHAAMARISAEEAVAQAGGLDTGAYKKLVTEAVVQRLTPIREEIERLKSDRAHLEGVLARGNRRARELAAPVLREVRQRVGFC, translated from the exons GAGCCTCCGGGATGTGGGCGCGTATTCTCGGGGATCCAGCCAACCGGGGTGCCCCACCTGGGCAACTACCTGGGTGCCCTGGAGAACTGGGTGGCCCTGCAGAACCAGTATCCTTCAGTGCTCTACAGCATAGTGGACCTGCACTCCATCACACAGCCTCAGGACCCGGCACAACTCAGGAGCAACATCCTGGACATGGCAGCCAGCCTGCTGGCCTGTGGCATCAACCCAGAGAGGGCAATACTCTTCCAGCAGTCTCAG GTGTCCGAGCACGCTGAGCTCTCCTGGATCCTCGGCTGCCTGACCAGCATGCCCCGCCTCCGACACCTGCCGCAGTGGAAG ATGAAGAGCAAATTAAAGAATGAAGGCAGCGTTGGTCTCTTCACGTATCCTGTCCTCCAGGCCGCCGATATTCTCCTCTACAA GTCCACTCACGTCCCCGTCGGAGAGGATCAGGTCCAGCATTTGGAGCTGGCTCAGGATCTCGCTCGCATCTTCAACAACCGCTACGGAGACCTGTTCCCTGAACCTGGCGCCCTGCTCA GCTCCACGCGAAAGGTCAAGTCCCTCCGTGACCCTTCGGCCAAAATGTCCAAATCCGACCCCCAAACGATGGCGACGATTACCATCACAGACTCCCCCGATGACATCGCTCTCAAGCTTCGACGCGCCGTCACCGACTTCACCTCCGAGGTCAGCTTTGACCCGGAGACTCGGCCGGGCGTGTCCAACCTGGTTACGATCCACGCCGCCATGGCGAGGATCAGCGCGGAGGAGGCGGTGGCCCAGGCCGGAGGGCTGGACACCGGTGCCTATAAGAAGCTCGTCACGGAGGCTGTGGTCCAGAGGTTGACGCCCATCAGGGAGGAGATCGAGAGGCTGAAGTCGGACCGTGCTCACCTGGAGGGAGTGCTGGCCCGGGGGAACCGCAGGGCTCGGGAACTGGCAGCACCGGTCCTCAGAGAGGTCCGACAGCGAGTGGGATTCTGCTGA